A region from the Drosophila mauritiana strain mau12 chromosome 2L, ASM438214v1, whole genome shotgun sequence genome encodes:
- the LOC117150675 gene encoding uncharacterized protein LOC117150675, which produces MHSNKSSVLLLALAISASCVVATPHLQFLDGIFDSIPQTGLHIISGFVNATRNGTAIAGEFLDSIRNSSAQYTHETIEFAHKIADAVHRAASEAIVDFSVTLQASIDIVHQHVGLVRNILQQKALKDALATLQTVTAVVNDLEVAVHNLNDQLDEKKQEYSAIIQVKWSLWTDDQLNRVDELTNGVGNEEAEEIMNELVSRYSGYLHSCLEELQAQQATYEQNVQEAIVKYHNATNKLTAQVKLCAQFNLNYLSCRNGINTELRALDSAPAELLTLKLQGIRLLAIGLNANGCVGQTLADHELEKASVELKLDEIIRQYQEQQDGETTTIS; this is translated from the coding sequence ATGCATTCGAACAAGTCATCCGTTCTCCTGCTCGCCCTGGCCATCAGCGCCAGCTGCGTTGTTGCCACACCGCATCTGCAATTCTTGGATGGAATCTTCGACTCCATACCCCAGACTGGCCTCCACATCATCAGTGGGTTCGTGAATGCCACCAGGAATGGCACGGCCATTGCTGGTGAGTTCCTGGACAGCATAAGGAACTCCTCCGCCCAGTACACCCACGAAACCATAGAGTTTGCCCACAAAATCGCGGATGCAGTTCATAGAGCCGCCTCCGAGGCAATCGTCGACTTTTCCGTGACTCTGCAGGCTAGCATCGACATAGTGCATCAGCATGTTGGTCTGGTGAGAAACATCCTGCAGCAAAAGGCACTTAAGGATGCCCTCGCCACACTGCAGACCGTCACTGCCGTCGTAAATGATCTGGAAGTGGCCGTGCATAACCTCAATGATCAGTTAGACGAGAAGAAACAGGAGTATTCCGCCATAATCCAGGTGAAGTGGAGCCTGTGGACTGACGACCAATTAAACCGAGTGGATGAGCTGACGAATGGAGTTGGCAACGAGGAGGCCGAGGAGATCATGAATGAGCTGGTCTCCCGCTATTCCGGATATCTGCACAGCTGCCTGGAGGAGTTGCAAGCGCAGCAAGCTACGTATGAGCAAAATGTCCAAGAGGCCATCGTAAAGTACCACAATGCCACCAACAAACTGACGGCCCAGGTCAAGCTCTGCGCCCAGTTCAACCTCAACTACCTATCCTGCCGCAATGGCATCAATACAGAGCTACGCGCACTCGACTCGGCTCCCGCGGAGCTGCTCACCCTGAAGCTTCAGGGCATCCGACTACTGGCCATCGGCCTGAATGCCAACGGATGTGTGGGCCAGACCCTGGCTGATCACGAGCTGGAGAAGGCCAGCGTGGAGCTCAAGCTGGATGAGATCATTAGGCAGtaccaggagcagcaggatgGGGAAACGACCACCATAAGTTAG